One genomic window of Pseudomonas chlororaphis subsp. piscium includes the following:
- a CDS encoding inactive transglutaminase family protein, whose protein sequence is MRSLTLHLKMLIAILVVLGISVTAYQIFVLGIPVTEDATDDLWNIDAKVEFVANAKDPIKIQMFVPPLSRDYVSLNESFISNNYGVAVNRVDGNRKVTWSARRAKGNQTLYYRLVLTKRYTAEKAKIKGPTFRDSIAVEGPEKIAAEALLAPIRQHSADVETFISEAIKRVNNSSDDNAKMLLAGDPSPANKAKIVDLLLSIAHVPMEKVHTIRLMADQPQAPELWLRSFNGTDWLYFNPETGEQGLPSDRLLWWIGDDNLITVDGGKKATVTFSLNNSEMNAIRLAKLTDENTDANFLEYSLYGLPLQTQQTFMIMVMIPIGVLVILVLRNLIGLQTLGTFTPVLIALAFRETQLGFGIVLFTVITALGLSLRSYLEHLKLQMLPRLSVVLTFVVVLIAAISLFSHKLGLERGLSVALFPMVILTMTIERLSITWEERGAGHAMKVAIGTLFAASLAHLIMSVPELIYFVFTFPAMLLILVGFMLAMGRYRGYRLTELMRFKAFVKADS, encoded by the coding sequence ATGCGCTCTCTTACCCTCCATCTGAAAATGCTGATCGCCATCCTGGTGGTGCTGGGCATTTCGGTCACGGCCTATCAGATTTTCGTGCTCGGCATCCCGGTGACCGAAGACGCCACCGACGACTTGTGGAACATCGACGCCAAGGTCGAATTCGTCGCCAACGCCAAAGACCCGATCAAGATCCAGATGTTCGTGCCGCCATTGAGCCGCGACTACGTCAGCCTGAACGAGAGCTTCATCTCCAATAACTACGGGGTGGCGGTGAACCGCGTCGACGGCAACCGCAAGGTCACCTGGTCGGCACGCCGCGCCAAGGGCAACCAGACCCTCTACTACCGCCTGGTCCTGACCAAGCGCTACACCGCGGAAAAAGCCAAGATCAAGGGCCCGACCTTCCGCGACAGCATCGCCGTCGAAGGCCCGGAAAAGATCGCCGCCGAAGCCCTGCTCGCGCCGATCCGCCAGCACTCGGCCGACGTCGAGACCTTCATCAGCGAAGCCATCAAGCGGGTCAACAACAGTAGCGACGACAACGCCAAGATGCTCCTGGCGGGCGATCCGTCGCCAGCGAACAAGGCCAAGATCGTCGACCTGCTGCTATCCATCGCCCACGTACCGATGGAGAAGGTCCATACCATCCGCCTGATGGCCGACCAGCCACAGGCCCCGGAACTGTGGCTGCGCAGCTTCAACGGTACCGACTGGCTGTACTTCAACCCGGAAACCGGCGAACAGGGCCTGCCCAGCGACCGCCTGCTGTGGTGGATCGGTGACGACAACCTGATCACCGTCGATGGCGGCAAGAAAGCCACCGTCACCTTCAGCCTGAACAACAGCGAAATGAACGCCATTCGCCTGGCCAAGCTGACCGACGAGAACACCGACGCCAACTTCCTCGAATACTCGCTGTACGGCCTGCCGCTGCAGACCCAGCAGACCTTCATGATCATGGTGATGATCCCGATCGGCGTGCTGGTGATCCTGGTGCTGCGCAACCTGATCGGCCTGCAGACCCTGGGTACCTTCACCCCGGTGCTGATCGCCCTGGCCTTCCGCGAAACCCAGCTGGGCTTCGGCATCGTGCTGTTCACGGTGATCACCGCGCTCGGGCTGTCGCTCAGGTCCTACCTGGAACACCTGAAGCTGCAGATGCTGCCGAGGCTGTCGGTGGTACTGACCTTCGTCGTGGTGCTGATCGCCGCCATCAGCCTGTTCAGCCACAAGCTCGGCCTGGAACGCGGCCTGTCGGTCGCCCTGTTCCCGATGGTGATCCTGACCATGACCATCGAACGCCTGTCGATCACCTGGGAAGAACGTGGCGCCGGCCATGCGATGAAAGTCGCCATTGGCACGCTGTTCGCCGCCTCCCTGGCCCACCT
- the prpD gene encoding 2-methylcitrate dehydratase: protein MSANVDLNERPDYDQVLQDIADYVLNYRIESHEALDTARNCLMDTLGCGLLALRFPECTKHLGPMVEGTVVPFGARVPGTSFRLDPVKAAWDIGCIVRWLDYNDTWLAAEWGHPSDNLGGILAVADHLSQKRVANGEAPLTMRVVLEAMIMAHEIQGVIALENSFNRVGLDHVLLVKVASTAVTAKLMGANREQLLAALSHAFVDGQALRTYRHAPNAGSRKSWAAGDASSRGVRLADIALRGEMGIPGVLSAPQWGFYDVLFSHTNKDLALKPEDKRRFSLSQQYGSYVMENVLFKISFPAEFHAQTACEAAVTLHPQVKDRLDQIDRIVITTHESAIRIISKVGPLANAADRDHCIQYMTAVPLAFGNLVAEHYEDDFHAAHPIIDQLREKMQVVEEPRYTREYLEADKRSIANALQVFFKDGSSTEQVVVEYPIGHRRRRAEGIPLLEDKFKANLVTRFTAQRSAQIFALCKDQARLEATAVHRFVDLLVI from the coding sequence GTGAGCGCCAACGTTGATCTGAACGAACGCCCCGATTACGACCAGGTCCTGCAGGACATCGCCGATTACGTTCTGAACTACCGGATCGAGTCCCACGAGGCTCTGGATACCGCCCGCAACTGTCTGATGGACACCCTCGGCTGCGGCCTGCTGGCCCTGCGCTTTCCCGAGTGCACCAAGCACCTGGGGCCCATGGTCGAGGGCACGGTCGTACCCTTTGGCGCACGAGTGCCGGGCACCAGTTTTCGCCTGGACCCGGTCAAGGCAGCCTGGGATATCGGCTGCATCGTCCGTTGGCTGGACTACAACGACACCTGGCTCGCCGCTGAGTGGGGCCATCCTTCCGACAACCTCGGCGGCATCCTCGCCGTGGCCGATCACCTGTCGCAAAAACGCGTGGCCAACGGCGAGGCGCCGCTGACCATGCGCGTGGTGCTCGAGGCCATGATCATGGCCCATGAGATCCAGGGGGTGATTGCCCTGGAAAACTCCTTCAACCGGGTCGGCCTCGACCATGTCCTGCTGGTGAAAGTCGCCTCGACCGCGGTCACCGCCAAGCTGATGGGGGCCAACCGCGAACAGCTGCTGGCGGCGCTGTCCCATGCCTTTGTCGATGGCCAGGCGCTGCGTACCTACCGTCATGCGCCGAACGCTGGTTCGCGCAAGTCCTGGGCGGCGGGGGACGCCTCCAGCCGTGGCGTGCGCCTGGCGGATATCGCCCTGCGTGGCGAGATGGGCATTCCGGGAGTGCTGAGCGCGCCGCAGTGGGGTTTCTACGATGTGCTGTTCAGCCACACCAACAAGGACCTGGCGCTCAAGCCCGAAGACAAGCGCCGCTTCAGCCTGTCGCAGCAGTACGGCAGCTATGTGATGGAAAACGTGCTGTTCAAGATCAGCTTCCCGGCCGAGTTCCATGCGCAGACCGCCTGCGAGGCCGCGGTGACCCTGCATCCACAGGTCAAGGATCGCCTGGACCAGATCGACAGGATCGTCATCACCACCCATGAGTCGGCGATCCGTATCATTTCCAAGGTCGGCCCGCTGGCCAACGCCGCTGACCGCGACCACTGCATCCAGTACATGACCGCCGTGCCGCTGGCGTTCGGCAACCTGGTGGCCGAGCACTATGAAGACGACTTCCATGCCGCCCACCCGATCATCGATCAGTTGCGCGAGAAGATGCAGGTCGTCGAGGAGCCGCGCTACACCCGCGAATACCTGGAGGCCGACAAGCGCTCCATCGCCAATGCGCTACAGGTGTTTTTCAAGGACGGCTCGAGCACCGAGCAGGTGGTGGTGGAATACCCGATCGGCCATCGCCGACGTCGTGCCGAAGGCATTCCGCTGCTGGAGGACAAGTTCAAGGCCAACCTGGTCACCCGCTTCACGGCCCAGCGTTCGGCGCAGATCTTTGCCCTGTGCAAGGACCAGGCGCGACTGGAAGCTACGGCGGTGCACCGGTTCGTGGATCTGTTGGTGATCTGA
- the acnD gene encoding Fe/S-dependent 2-methylisocitrate dehydratase AcnD, whose product MNTEFRKPLPGTRLDYFDTRAAVEAIQPGAYDTLPYTSRVLAENLVRRCDPATLTDSLKQLIERKRDLDFPWFPARVVCHDILGQTALVDLAGLRDAIADQGGDPAQVNPVVPTQLIVDHSLAVECGGFDPDAFAKNRAVEDRRNEDRFHFINWTKKAFKNVDVIPPGNGIMHQINLEKMSPVIQARDGVAFPDTCVGTDSHTPHVDALGVIAIGVGGLEAESVMLGRASWMRLPEIVGVELTGKLQPGITATDMVLALTEFLRKQKVVGAYLEFFGAGAAALTLGDRATISNMAPEYGATAAMFYIDQQTIDYLKLTGREDEQVQLVETYAKQAGLWADSLKGAQYERGLQFDLSSVVRNMAGPSNPHARVATSDLAAKGIAGQWEEVPGQMPDGAVIIAAITSCTNTSNPRNVIAAGLLARNANKLGLTRKPWVKSSLAPGSKTVAMYLDEAGLTHELEQLGFGVVAFACTTCNGMSGALDPVIQKEIIDRDLYATAVLSGNRNFDGRIHPYAKQAFLASPPLVVAYAIAGTIRFDIEKDVLGLDANGKEIRLKDIWPSDEEIDAVVKASVKPEQFRKVYIPMFAIHEDTGPKVEPLYDWREMSTYIRRPPYWEGALAGARSLTGMRPLAVLPDNITTDHLSPSNAIMLDSAAGEYLAKMGLPEEDFNSYATHRGDHLTAQRATFANPKLFNEMVQEGGKVTQGSLARIEPEGQVTRMWEAIETYMQRKQPLIIIAGADYGQGSSRDWAAKGVRLAGVEAIAAEGFERIHRTNLVGMGVLPLEFKPGTDRKTLGIDGTETFDVVGERKPRATLTLVIQRKNGERIEVPVTCRLDTAEEVSIYEAGGVLQRFAQDFLESAVAS is encoded by the coding sequence ATGAACACAGAATTTCGTAAACCGTTACCCGGTACCCGACTGGACTACTTTGACACCCGCGCGGCCGTCGAGGCGATCCAGCCCGGCGCCTACGACACCCTGCCGTACACCTCGCGCGTGCTCGCGGAAAACCTGGTGCGTCGTTGCGATCCGGCGACCCTGACCGATTCCCTGAAGCAACTGATCGAGCGCAAGCGCGATCTCGACTTCCCGTGGTTTCCGGCCCGCGTGGTGTGCCACGATATTCTTGGCCAGACCGCCCTGGTGGATTTGGCTGGCCTGCGCGATGCCATCGCCGACCAGGGCGGCGACCCAGCCCAGGTCAACCCGGTGGTGCCGACCCAGTTGATCGTCGACCACTCGCTGGCGGTGGAATGCGGCGGCTTCGACCCGGATGCGTTCGCCAAGAACCGCGCCGTGGAAGACCGGCGCAACGAAGACCGTTTCCACTTCATCAACTGGACCAAGAAAGCCTTCAAGAACGTCGACGTGATCCCGCCGGGTAACGGCATCATGCACCAGATCAACCTGGAGAAAATGTCGCCGGTGATCCAGGCGCGCGATGGCGTAGCCTTTCCCGATACCTGCGTTGGCACCGACAGCCACACCCCGCACGTGGATGCCCTGGGCGTGATCGCCATCGGCGTCGGCGGCCTGGAAGCCGAAAGCGTGATGCTCGGCCGGGCGTCCTGGATGCGCCTGCCGGAAATCGTCGGCGTCGAGCTGACCGGCAAGCTGCAACCGGGCATCACCGCCACCGATATGGTGCTGGCGCTGACCGAGTTCCTGCGCAAGCAGAAGGTGGTGGGCGCTTACCTGGAGTTCTTCGGCGCAGGCGCCGCGGCGCTGACCCTGGGCGACCGCGCGACCATCTCCAACATGGCCCCGGAATACGGTGCCACCGCGGCGATGTTCTACATCGACCAGCAAACCATCGACTACCTCAAGCTCACCGGCCGTGAAGACGAGCAAGTGCAACTGGTCGAGACCTATGCCAAGCAGGCCGGCCTGTGGGCCGACAGCCTGAAAGGTGCGCAGTACGAGCGCGGCTTGCAGTTCGACCTGTCCTCGGTGGTGCGCAACATGGCGGGCCCGAGCAACCCCCACGCCCGGGTGGCGACCAGCGACCTGGCGGCCAAGGGCATCGCCGGCCAGTGGGAAGAGGTGCCGGGGCAAATGCCCGATGGTGCGGTGATCATCGCGGCCATCACCAGTTGCACCAACACCAGCAACCCGCGCAACGTGATTGCCGCCGGCCTGCTGGCGCGCAATGCCAACAAGCTCGGCCTGACCCGCAAACCCTGGGTCAAGTCGTCGCTGGCGCCGGGTTCCAAGACGGTGGCCATGTACCTGGACGAAGCCGGCCTGACCCACGAGCTGGAGCAATTGGGCTTTGGCGTCGTGGCTTTCGCCTGCACCACCTGCAACGGCATGTCCGGCGCGCTGGACCCGGTGATCCAGAAAGAGATCATCGACCGCGACCTGTATGCCACCGCGGTGCTGTCGGGCAACCGCAACTTCGACGGGCGCATCCACCCCTATGCCAAGCAGGCGTTCCTCGCTTCGCCGCCGCTGGTGGTGGCCTATGCGATTGCCGGGACCATCCGCTTCGACATCGAGAAGGACGTGCTGGGCCTGGACGCTAATGGCAAGGAAATCCGCCTCAAGGACATCTGGCCGAGCGACGAAGAGATCGACGCGGTGGTCAAGGCTTCGGTGAAGCCCGAGCAGTTCCGCAAGGTGTACATCCCGATGTTCGCCATTCATGAAGACACCGGGCCCAAGGTCGAGCCGTTGTACGACTGGCGCGAGATGAGCACCTACATCCGTCGTCCGCCGTACTGGGAAGGCGCCCTGGCCGGCGCGCGCAGCCTGACCGGCATGCGTCCGCTGGCGGTGCTGCCGGACAACATCACTACCGATCACCTGTCGCCGTCCAACGCCATCATGCTCGACAGCGCGGCGGGCGAGTACCTGGCGAAAATGGGCCTGCCGGAAGAGGATTTCAACTCTTACGCGACCCACCGGGGCGACCATCTGACCGCGCAGCGCGCGACCTTCGCCAACCCGAAACTGTTCAACGAAATGGTCCAGGAAGGCGGCAAGGTCACGCAGGGTTCGCTGGCACGGATCGAGCCGGAAGGCCAGGTCACCCGGATGTGGGAAGCCATCGAGACCTATATGCAGCGCAAGCAGCCGCTGATCATCATCGCCGGTGCCGACTACGGCCAGGGTTCGTCCCGTGACTGGGCGGCCAAGGGCGTGCGCCTGGCCGGGGTGGAAGCCATCGCCGCCGAAGGCTTCGAACGTATCCACCGCACCAACCTGGTGGGCATGGGCGTGCTGCCGCTGGAGTTCAAGCCGGGCACCGACCGCAAGACCCTGGGCATCGACGGTACCGAAACCTTCGATGTGGTGGGCGAGCGCAAGCCGCGCGCCACCCTGACCCTGGTGATCCAGCGCAAGAACGGCGAGCGCATCGAGGTGCCGGTGACCTGCCGCCTCGACACCGCCGAAGAGGTGTCGATCTACGAAGCGGGCGGCGTGTTGCAGCGCTTTGCCCAGGACTTCCTCGAATCGGCTGTCGCCAGTTAA
- a CDS encoding GntR family transcriptional regulator, whose protein sequence is MLDQLDPPAVTQDDSETLSENVFRRIQAAIVKGEIAPGSKISEPELARTYGISRGPLREAIHRLEGQRLLVRVPHVGARVVSLSHAELIELYEIRESLEGMACRLAAERMTNEEIDELRRVLDTHERDAAFQAGVGYYQQEGDFDFHYRIIQGAGNRTLTQMLCGELYQLVRMYRIQFSATPNRPHQAFAEHHRILDAIADRDGELAELLMRRHIGASKRNIARHYQDGAKQTATPRGES, encoded by the coding sequence ATGCTGGATCAGCTCGATCCCCCCGCCGTGACGCAGGACGATTCGGAAACCTTGTCCGAAAACGTCTTCAGACGCATTCAGGCGGCCATCGTCAAGGGCGAGATCGCCCCGGGCAGCAAGATTTCCGAGCCGGAACTGGCGCGCACCTACGGCATCAGCCGCGGCCCGCTGCGCGAGGCGATCCACCGCCTGGAAGGCCAGCGCCTGCTGGTGCGGGTGCCCCATGTCGGGGCGCGGGTGGTGTCCCTGAGCCATGCCGAGCTGATCGAGCTTTATGAAATCCGCGAGTCCCTGGAAGGCATGGCCTGCCGCCTGGCCGCCGAGCGCATGACCAACGAGGAAATCGACGAGTTGCGCCGGGTCCTCGATACCCACGAGCGTGACGCGGCGTTCCAGGCCGGTGTCGGCTACTACCAGCAGGAAGGCGATTTCGACTTTCATTACCGGATCATCCAGGGCGCCGGCAACCGCACCCTCACGCAGATGCTCTGCGGCGAGCTGTACCAACTGGTGCGCATGTACCGCATCCAGTTTTCCGCCACGCCCAACCGCCCGCACCAGGCGTTCGCCGAGCACCACCGGATTCTCGATGCCATTGCCGATCGCGACGGCGAACTGGCCGAGTTGTTGATGCGCCGTCACATCGGCGCTTCCAAACGCAACATTGCCCGTCATTACCAGGACGGCGCCAAGCAGACAGCCACTCCACGAGGTGAGTCATGA
- the prpB gene encoding methylisocitrate lyase codes for MSSNNKSTPGQRFRDAVASERPLQVVGAINANHALLAKRAGFKAIYLSGGGVAAGSLGVPDLGITGLDDVLTDVRRITDVCDLPLLVDVDTGFGSSAFNVARTVKSMIKFGAAAIHIEDQVGAKRCGHRPNKEIVSQQEMVDRIKAAVDARTDDSFVIMARTDALAVEGLESALDRAAACIEAGADMVFPEAITELEMYKIFASRVKAPILANITEFGATPLYTTEQLKSVDVSLVLYPLSAFRAMNKAAENVYTAIRRDGTQQNVIDTMQTRMELYDRIDYHTFEQKLDALFAQKKS; via the coding sequence ATGAGTTCCAACAACAAGAGCACTCCAGGCCAGCGCTTCCGCGATGCGGTCGCCAGCGAACGACCTTTGCAGGTGGTCGGCGCCATCAATGCCAACCATGCGCTGCTGGCCAAGCGCGCCGGGTTCAAGGCGATCTACCTGTCCGGTGGCGGGGTGGCGGCCGGCTCCCTCGGCGTGCCGGACCTGGGCATCACCGGGCTCGACGACGTGCTGACCGACGTGCGCCGCATCACCGACGTCTGCGACCTGCCGCTGCTGGTGGACGTGGACACCGGTTTCGGTTCGTCGGCGTTCAACGTGGCGCGCACCGTCAAGTCGATGATCAAGTTCGGCGCGGCGGCGATTCACATCGAGGACCAGGTCGGCGCCAAGCGCTGCGGCCACCGTCCGAACAAAGAGATCGTTTCCCAGCAGGAAATGGTCGACCGCATCAAGGCCGCGGTGGATGCCCGCACCGACGACAGCTTCGTGATCATGGCCCGTACCGACGCCCTGGCGGTGGAGGGGCTGGAGTCGGCCCTGGACCGCGCCGCCGCCTGCATCGAGGCCGGCGCCGACATGGTGTTCCCGGAAGCCATCACTGAGCTGGAGATGTACAAGATCTTCGCCAGCCGGGTGAAAGCGCCGATCCTGGCCAACATCACCGAGTTCGGTGCCACGCCGCTGTACACCACCGAACAACTGAAATCCGTGGATGTTTCCCTGGTGCTGTACCCACTGTCGGCGTTCCGCGCCATGAACAAGGCGGCGGAAAACGTCTACACCGCGATCCGTCGCGATGGCACCCAGCAGAACGTGATCGATACCATGCAGACCCGCATGGAGCTGTACGACCGCATCGACTACCACACCTTCGAGCAGAAGCTCGATGCGCTGTTCGCCCAGAAGAAAAGCTGA
- the prpF gene encoding 2-methylaconitate cis-trans isomerase PrpF yields the protein MAFVAQIKIPATYMRGGTSKGVFFSLQDLPEAAQLPGAARDALLLRVIGSPDPYDKQIDGMGGATSSTSKTVILSKSIKPGHDVDYLFGQVSIDKPFVDWSGNCGNLSAAVGSFAISSGLVDAERIPQNGVAVVRIWQANIGKTIIAHVPMTNGAVQETGDFELDGVTFPAAEVQLEFMDPAAEEEGAGGSMFSTGNLVDDLEVPGVGTFKATMINAGIPTIFINARDIGYSGTELQGDINGDPKALAMFETIRAHGALRMGLIQHLDEAAKRQHTPKVAFVAPPADYQASSGKAVKVADVDLLVRALSMGKLHHAMMGTAAVAIGTAAAIPGTLVNLAAGGGERSAVRFGHPSGTLRVGAEAVQDNGEWSVTKAIMSRSARVLMEGWVRVPGDAF from the coding sequence ATGGCTTTCGTAGCGCAAATCAAGATTCCCGCCACCTACATGCGTGGCGGCACCAGCAAGGGCGTGTTCTTCAGCCTGCAAGACCTGCCCGAGGCGGCGCAGCTGCCGGGCGCGGCCCGCGATGCGTTGCTGTTGCGGGTGATCGGCAGCCCCGACCCGTACGACAAGCAGATCGACGGCATGGGCGGCGCCACGTCCAGCACCAGCAAGACGGTGATCCTGTCGAAAAGCATCAAGCCCGGTCACGACGTGGATTACCTGTTTGGCCAGGTGTCTATCGACAAGCCTTTTGTCGATTGGAGCGGCAACTGCGGCAACCTGTCGGCGGCGGTCGGTTCCTTCGCCATCAGCAGCGGCCTGGTGGATGCCGAGCGCATCCCGCAGAACGGCGTGGCGGTGGTGCGTATCTGGCAGGCCAATATCGGCAAGACCATCATCGCCCATGTGCCGATGACCAACGGCGCGGTGCAGGAAACCGGTGATTTCGAACTGGATGGCGTGACCTTCCCGGCGGCCGAGGTGCAGCTGGAGTTCATGGATCCGGCAGCCGAGGAGGAGGGCGCCGGTGGCTCGATGTTCTCCACCGGTAATCTGGTGGACGACCTGGAGGTGCCGGGCGTCGGGACTTTCAAGGCCACCATGATCAATGCAGGGATCCCGACCATCTTCATCAATGCCCGCGACATCGGCTACAGCGGTACCGAGCTGCAGGGCGATATCAATGGCGACCCCAAGGCGCTGGCGATGTTCGAGACCATCCGCGCCCACGGCGCGCTGCGCATGGGGCTGATCCAGCACCTGGACGAAGCGGCCAAGCGCCAGCACACGCCCAAGGTTGCCTTTGTCGCGCCGCCCGCGGACTACCAGGCTTCCAGCGGCAAGGCGGTGAAGGTTGCGGATGTCGATCTGCTGGTGCGCGCATTGTCCATGGGCAAGCTGCACCACGCGATGATGGGCACCGCCGCGGTGGCCATCGGCACGGCGGCGGCGATCCCCGGGACCCTGGTCAACCTGGCGGCCGGCGGCGGTGAGCGCAGCGCGGTGCGTTTCGGTCACCCGTCGGGGACCTTGCGCGTCGGCGCCGAAGCCGTGCAGGACAACGGCGAATGGAGCGTGACCAAGGCCATCATGAGCCGCAGCGCACGGGTCTTGATGGAAGGCTGGGTGCGTGTGCCTGGCGACGCTTTCTAA
- the prpC gene encoding bifunctional 2-methylcitrate synthase/citrate synthase, with protein MAEAKVLSGAGLRGQVAGQTALSTVGQAGAGLTYRGYDVRELAADAQFEEVAYLLLYGELPTQAQLDAYAQKLSKLRDLPQALKEVLERIPADAHPMDVMRTGCSFLGNIEPEQDFSQQRDVTDRLLAAFPAIMCYWYRFSHDGKRIDCVTDEPCIGSHFLHLLHDKKPSELHVKVMNVSLILYAEHEFNASTFTARVCASTLSDLFSCVTAAIGSLRGPLHGGANEAAMEMIERFSSPEEAIKGTLGMLERKDKIMGFGHAIYKDNDPRNEVIKGWSKKLADEVGDKVLFPVSEAIDKTMWEQKKLFPNADFYHASAYHFMGIPTKLFTPIFVCSRLTGWAAHVFEQRANNRIIRPSAEYVGVEQRKFVPIERR; from the coding sequence ATGGCCGAAGCAAAAGTATTGAGTGGCGCTGGCCTGCGTGGCCAGGTGGCCGGACAGACTGCCTTGTCGACCGTGGGCCAGGCCGGTGCCGGGTTGACCTACCGGGGTTACGACGTCCGCGAACTGGCGGCCGACGCGCAGTTCGAGGAAGTGGCCTACCTGCTGCTGTACGGCGAGCTGCCGACCCAGGCGCAACTGGACGCCTACGCCCAGAAGCTGAGCAAGCTGCGCGACCTGCCGCAGGCGCTGAAAGAAGTGCTGGAGCGCATTCCGGCCGACGCCCATCCGATGGATGTGATGCGCACCGGCTGCTCGTTCCTCGGCAATATCGAGCCGGAACAGGATTTCTCCCAGCAGCGCGACGTCACCGACCGCCTGCTGGCCGCGTTCCCGGCGATCATGTGCTACTGGTACCGCTTCAGCCACGACGGCAAGCGCATCGACTGCGTGACCGACGAGCCGTGCATCGGTAGCCACTTCCTGCACCTGCTGCACGACAAGAAGCCGAGCGAGCTGCACGTCAAGGTGATGAACGTGTCGCTGATCCTCTACGCCGAGCACGAGTTCAACGCTTCGACCTTCACCGCCCGGGTCTGTGCCTCGACCCTGTCCGACCTGTTCTCCTGCGTCACCGCGGCCATCGGTTCGCTGCGCGGCCCGCTGCACGGCGGCGCTAACGAGGCGGCGATGGAGATGATCGAGCGTTTTTCTTCGCCGGAAGAGGCGATCAAGGGCACCCTCGGCATGCTCGAGCGCAAGGACAAGATCATGGGCTTCGGCCATGCGATCTACAAAGACAACGACCCGCGCAACGAGGTGATCAAGGGTTGGTCGAAAAAGCTCGCCGATGAAGTGGGCGACAAGGTGTTGTTCCCGGTTTCCGAAGCCATCGACAAGACCATGTGGGAGCAGAAGAAGCTGTTCCCCAACGCCGACTTCTACCATGCCTCGGCGTACCACTTCATGGGCATCCCGACCAAGCTGTTCACCCCGATCTTCGTCTGCTCGCGCCTGACCGGCTGGGCGGCCCACGTGTTCGAACAGCGCGCCAACAACCGCATCATTCGTCCAAGCGCCGAGTACGTCGGCGTCGAACAGCGCAAGTTCGTGCCAATCGAACGTCGCTGA
- a CDS encoding ATP-dependent zinc protease family protein — translation MRLKAFSILFCLLGLPGLSAAAGKTVYGLNEYARLSGIDLEVAAKLDTGAKTASLSARDIKRFKRNGESWVRFYLAIDAAHSHPIERPLARVSKIKRRAGDYDPDEENNKKYTARPVIELDICMGGALRSIEVNLTDRSAFQYPLLIGSEALKRFDALVDPSLKYAAGKPACATDAHTAE, via the coding sequence ATGAGACTCAAGGCCTTCTCCATACTGTTCTGCCTGCTCGGCCTGCCGGGCCTGAGTGCCGCCGCTGGCAAGACCGTTTACGGTCTGAATGAATACGCCAGACTGTCCGGGATCGACCTGGAAGTCGCCGCCAAGCTCGACACCGGCGCCAAGACCGCCTCCCTCAGCGCCCGCGACATCAAGCGCTTCAAGCGCAATGGCGAATCCTGGGTACGCTTCTACCTGGCCATCGACGCCGCCCATTCCCACCCCATCGAACGTCCGCTGGCCCGCGTCAGCAAGATCAAGCGCCGCGCTGGCGACTACGACCCCGATGAGGAAAACAACAAGAAGTACACCGCGCGCCCGGTCATCGAGCTGGATATCTGCATGGGCGGAGCCCTGCGCAGCATAGAAGTGAACTTGACCGACCGCAGTGCATTCCAATACCCGCTCTTGATCGGCTCCGAAGCACTCAAGCGCTTCGACGCACTGGTCGACCCCAGTCTTAAATACGCTGCTGGCAAACCTGCCTGCGCCACCGACGCTCATACCGCAGAGTAA